One window of Chloroflexus aggregans DSM 9485 genomic DNA carries:
- a CDS encoding Glu/Leu/Phe/Val family dehydrogenase, protein MVMADVERSAAAPSERLDLLQTVLQQFDEAADRLDLPDRLRGILRVPQRELTVNFPVKRDNGRIEVFQGFRVQHNLARGPTKGGIRYHPAVTINETRALAMLMTWKCALAGLPYGGAKGAVIVDPKQLSAGEIERLTRRFATEISVVIGPERDIPAPDIGTTPQVMAWIMDTISMHQGHTVPAVVTGKPINVGGSEGRLEATGRGLTYVLMSASQHLGLNVPDIRLAIQGCGNVGSTVAREAVALGMKVVALSDSRGGVYNPYGLNVEAVLTHKAATGSVVGAVNADTLTNEELLEVECEVLVPAALSGVITAHNADRIKAQIIAEAANGPTTKAADAILYERGCVVIPDILANAGGVTVSYFEWVQGLQEFFWSEREVNAQLRRVMINALQQVLRVAAEQRVDLRTAAYMLAVQRVADAVTTRGIYP, encoded by the coding sequence ATGGTGATGGCTGATGTTGAACGATCTGCCGCTGCACCTTCAGAGCGGCTAGACCTGTTGCAGACGGTTTTGCAGCAGTTTGATGAAGCGGCTGACCGTCTCGATCTACCGGATCGTCTGCGCGGCATTTTGCGCGTGCCACAGCGCGAACTAACCGTTAACTTCCCGGTCAAGCGTGACAATGGTCGGATCGAGGTCTTTCAAGGTTTTCGGGTGCAGCACAATCTGGCCCGTGGCCCGACGAAAGGTGGGATTCGCTATCATCCGGCGGTGACGATCAACGAAACACGGGCGTTGGCGATGTTGATGACGTGGAAATGTGCGTTGGCCGGTTTGCCGTATGGTGGGGCCAAAGGTGCCGTCATTGTCGATCCGAAACAGCTCTCTGCCGGTGAAATCGAGCGGCTCACTCGCCGTTTTGCTACCGAGATTAGCGTTGTTATCGGCCCTGAACGTGATATTCCGGCTCCTGATATTGGTACTACGCCACAGGTGATGGCGTGGATTATGGATACGATCTCGATGCATCAGGGTCATACCGTTCCGGCAGTGGTGACCGGTAAGCCGATTAATGTTGGTGGCTCGGAAGGGCGGTTGGAAGCGACCGGACGTGGATTGACCTACGTATTGATGTCGGCTTCGCAGCATCTTGGGCTAAACGTACCTGATATCCGTCTGGCAATCCAGGGCTGTGGTAATGTTGGTTCGACGGTAGCGCGGGAGGCGGTTGCGCTGGGGATGAAGGTCGTCGCACTCAGTGATAGCCGCGGTGGGGTGTATAATCCCTATGGCCTTAATGTGGAAGCGGTATTAACCCACAAAGCTGCCACCGGTAGTGTGGTCGGTGCTGTGAATGCCGATACGCTGACCAATGAAGAGTTGCTCGAGGTTGAGTGCGAGGTGTTGGTTCCGGCAGCGTTGAGTGGAGTGATAACGGCCCACAATGCCGACCGGATCAAAGCACAGATTATTGCCGAAGCGGCTAATGGTCCGACGACAAAAGCTGCCGATGCGATTTTGTACGAACGAGGTTGTGTAGTTATCCCCGATATTCTCGCCAATGCCGGTGGCGTGACGGTGAGTTATTTTGAGTGGGTGCAGGGGTTGCAAGAGTTTTTCTGGAGTGAGCGTGAAGTCAATGCACAACTGCGACGGGTAATGATTAATGCACTCCAGCAGGTGTTGCGGGTGGCTGCCGAGCAGCGGGTTGACCTCCGCACCGCCGCTTATATGTTGGCGGTACAACGGGTGGCCGATGCAGTGACAACACGCGGTATCTATCCATAA
- a CDS encoding M42 family metallopeptidase produces the protein MQEHQISFLKRLLAAPGPSGDEDRAARVWRTEARTFADTVYSDVLGNSFAVLEGSGPRILLAGHIDEIGLMISHIDDNGFLFFSPIGGWDPQVLIGQRVRLLGRHGEIIGVIGKKPIHLLKSDDRDRATKIEQMWIDIGVTNRAEASELVNVGDVGVIDAPVYELRGGRIVSRSIDNRIGAFTVLEALRLLSQNRPAARVAAVATTQEEITFGGATTAAFSFDPQVAIVVDVTFATDHPDADQRQWNVVKLGGGPVLSRGSANSGRVFRRLVELAEREGIPYSVQISPRYTGTDADAIHHVRGGIASAVISIPNRYMHSPNEMIALSDVEYAVQLIAAFVHSVNSVNEFIPVDE, from the coding sequence ATGCAAGAACATCAAATCTCATTCCTCAAGCGCCTTCTTGCCGCACCGGGGCCTTCAGGAGATGAAGATCGTGCCGCACGGGTTTGGCGTACCGAGGCCCGGACTTTCGCCGATACGGTGTACAGTGATGTGCTTGGGAATAGTTTTGCGGTATTGGAAGGAAGTGGTCCCCGGATTCTACTGGCCGGCCATATCGACGAGATTGGGTTGATGATTAGCCATATTGATGATAACGGCTTTCTCTTTTTCAGTCCAATCGGTGGTTGGGATCCGCAGGTCTTAATTGGGCAGCGAGTACGTTTGCTGGGTCGGCATGGTGAAATTATTGGAGTGATCGGGAAGAAACCGATTCACCTGCTGAAATCCGATGATCGCGATCGGGCGACCAAGATCGAACAGATGTGGATCGACATTGGCGTCACGAATCGTGCCGAAGCAAGTGAGCTGGTGAATGTCGGTGATGTAGGTGTGATCGACGCACCTGTCTACGAATTACGCGGTGGTCGTATCGTTAGTCGCTCGATTGACAATCGGATCGGGGCGTTTACCGTATTGGAGGCGTTACGTTTGTTGAGCCAGAATCGCCCGGCCGCTCGTGTCGCAGCGGTTGCGACGACCCAAGAAGAGATTACCTTCGGTGGTGCAACAACGGCGGCGTTTAGTTTTGATCCACAGGTGGCGATTGTGGTCGATGTTACTTTTGCCACCGATCATCCCGACGCCGACCAACGGCAATGGAACGTGGTGAAGCTTGGTGGTGGTCCGGTGTTGTCACGCGGCTCAGCCAACAGTGGGCGGGTGTTTCGCCGCTTAGTTGAACTGGCCGAACGCGAAGGGATTCCGTATAGTGTGCAAATCTCGCCGCGCTATACCGGTACCGATGCGGATGCGATCCATCACGTGCGTGGTGGGATTGCCAGTGCGGTCATCTCCATTCCCAATCGCTATATGCATTCGCCGAACGAGATGATCGCATTGAGTGATGTTGAATACGCGGTGCAATTGATCGCCGCATTCGTTCATTCTGTGAATAGTGTCAATGAATTCATTCCAGTTGATGAATGA
- a CDS encoding metallopeptidase family protein → MEKPQFADLVAEVLEQLPPTFARHLETVEIVIAPRPSREQRRALGLRPWQTIYGLYEGVPLTEEYNAPATITIFQEPLERDFRTIASLREQIRRTILHEIAHHFGISDERLRELGAY, encoded by the coding sequence ATGGAGAAACCACAATTCGCCGATCTGGTTGCTGAAGTGCTCGAACAATTACCTCCTACCTTTGCTCGCCATCTCGAAACGGTTGAGATCGTCATTGCACCCCGTCCGAGCCGCGAACAACGTCGCGCACTCGGCTTACGACCATGGCAGACAATCTACGGTCTTTACGAGGGGGTCCCGCTCACCGAAGAGTACAACGCACCGGCAACCATCACTATTTTTCAAGAACCACTCGAACGCGATTTTCGCACGATAGCGTCACTGCGTGAGCAGATTCGACGCACCATTCTGCATGAAATTGCCCACCATTTCGGGATTAGTGATGAACGACTACGCGAACTAGGTGCATACTAG
- a CDS encoding glycosyl hydrolase family 18 protein: MRIGTTIAGAIYIGALVVAGLLLWQTVEMSRTLIALSANASTPTPVPTPIPTAAPLLVLPTPIPPTPLPTTAPPQPETFGYHPKSGRYIAVWLPPNFTGDARESFFANVDIIDDISPFWYTTDASGRLYGQRDDDLVRIAHENNIRIIPSIHNVGNPGAVVPVLTNPQLRARHIQNIVDEVLARGYDGIDIDYESLDPSLRDDFTAFIIDLAAALHAHNKLLTVAVHAKDRDDGGLGAFQDWRAIGPHVDQLRIMTYDYHWRGSGPGPVAPAYWIEAVANYAREVVDPAKVLIGVHFYGYDWPPNGNATARPWRVIEEIINEYQPTVSFIERNARGRVGESTFTYRTSAGTRTVWFMTDTGLADKITTVQKLDLAGIAIWQLGYERPEYWQTVRTNLVQDSTLIQRALNTLLPDP; this comes from the coding sequence GTGCGGATCGGCACGACAATCGCCGGAGCAATCTACATTGGTGCCTTGGTCGTGGCAGGGCTACTGCTCTGGCAGACGGTAGAAATGTCACGTACCCTCATCGCGCTCTCGGCCAACGCATCAACGCCAACACCGGTACCAACGCCAATACCGACAGCCGCGCCGTTGTTGGTGTTACCAACCCCTATCCCACCAACACCCTTGCCTACCACCGCACCGCCGCAACCGGAAACCTTTGGCTATCACCCCAAGAGCGGGCGATACATTGCCGTTTGGCTACCACCGAACTTCACCGGTGATGCCCGTGAGTCGTTTTTCGCCAACGTTGATATTATCGACGACATCAGTCCATTCTGGTACACAACCGATGCTAGCGGTCGGCTGTACGGGCAGCGCGACGACGATCTGGTGCGCATTGCCCATGAAAACAACATACGAATCATTCCCTCGATCCACAATGTCGGCAATCCCGGTGCGGTTGTACCGGTGTTAACCAATCCACAGCTCCGTGCGCGCCATATTCAGAATATCGTTGATGAAGTACTGGCTCGCGGCTACGACGGCATCGACATCGACTACGAATCGCTAGATCCCTCGCTGCGCGACGATTTTACCGCGTTTATCATTGACCTGGCTGCTGCGCTACACGCACACAACAAACTCTTGACCGTCGCCGTTCATGCTAAAGACCGTGATGATGGCGGCTTAGGGGCATTCCAAGACTGGCGAGCGATCGGACCGCATGTTGATCAATTGCGGATCATGACCTACGATTATCATTGGCGCGGCTCAGGACCAGGACCGGTTGCACCGGCCTACTGGATTGAAGCGGTAGCCAATTACGCTCGTGAAGTTGTTGATCCGGCCAAAGTGTTGATCGGTGTTCATTTCTATGGCTACGACTGGCCACCCAACGGCAACGCAACGGCACGTCCATGGCGTGTGATCGAGGAGATTATCAACGAGTATCAACCGACGGTAAGCTTCATTGAACGGAATGCACGTGGTCGGGTCGGTGAGAGCACCTTTACCTATCGCACGAGCGCCGGTACGCGCACCGTCTGGTTTATGACCGATACCGGTCTCGCCGACAAAATTACCACCGTGCAGAAGCTTGATCTGGCCGGCATTGCCATTTGGCAATTGGGGTACGAACGTCCTGAATATTGGCAAACAGTACGAACCAATCTCGTGCAGGATTCAACGTTGATACAACGCGCATTAAACACCTTGTTACCAGACCCCTAG
- a CDS encoding tetratricopeptide repeat protein translates to MTTTAGEPGVRANPTEARELVERGIAAARGGQRRVAAGLLARALKLDPRDERAWLWLSEVVDDPEQRAFCLHAVLRINPHNPHAHRGLAYLARQGTTTARQIADLTAPTAESTPLTTPTEQAPASPNRDWWLQWRWQRYETSRVRVVLWLLPIVLLTVALLLHQSVRAAREQALAALAAEQEQTFAITNDPVLPLATPTPVPELEAEPLAVVESLTVSYLTAIDTIRAELRKATDTYRQETGQPGGASINHVAATQRLRAAVAQALADLGELRVPGVLTPAHEDYRRGLELELAGLDAILEFYSTYDVANANRAALRLQEARAFIERAQASFQNQSQILGERSIVSAYTIR, encoded by the coding sequence ATGACAACCACCGCAGGCGAACCCGGAGTACGGGCCAATCCAACCGAAGCACGTGAACTTGTTGAGCGCGGCATTGCGGCAGCCCGCGGCGGGCAACGTCGCGTCGCAGCCGGCCTCTTAGCCCGCGCCCTCAAGCTCGACCCACGCGACGAACGGGCATGGTTGTGGTTGAGCGAAGTTGTTGACGATCCAGAACAACGTGCGTTTTGCTTGCACGCCGTTTTACGGATCAATCCTCACAATCCGCACGCCCACCGCGGTCTGGCCTACCTTGCCCGCCAAGGGACAACAACTGCGCGTCAGATAGCAGACCTTACCGCTCCTACAGCCGAATCGACGCCGCTAACAACTCCTACAGAGCAGGCTCCCGCCTCACCGAATCGCGACTGGTGGTTACAATGGCGCTGGCAGCGCTATGAAACCTCGCGCGTGCGTGTAGTGCTCTGGCTACTGCCAATCGTCTTGCTGACAGTCGCCCTCTTGCTCCACCAGAGCGTCCGCGCAGCACGCGAGCAAGCTCTCGCCGCCCTCGCCGCCGAACAGGAGCAAACCTTTGCCATCACAAACGACCCGGTACTGCCACTCGCCACCCCCACGCCTGTCCCTGAACTTGAGGCCGAACCACTCGCTGTAGTCGAGAGTCTAACGGTATCGTATCTGACTGCCATCGACACAATTCGCGCCGAACTGCGGAAAGCGACCGACACCTACCGCCAAGAGACAGGACAGCCCGGTGGCGCTTCGATCAACCATGTGGCTGCAACACAACGTCTGCGCGCCGCGGTGGCGCAAGCGTTAGCCGATCTCGGTGAACTACGAGTACCGGGTGTGCTAACCCCAGCTCACGAAGATTACCGACGTGGTCTCGAACTCGAACTAGCCGGTCTCGACGCTATTCTTGAGTTCTATAGCACGTATGATGTTGCCAATGCCAATCGGGCTGCGCTTCGTTTACAAGAGGCACGCGCATTTATCGAGCGGGCACAGGCGAGTTTTCAAAACCAAAGCCAAATACTCGGCGAGAGGAGCATAGTTAGTGCCTACACCATTCGCTAA
- a CDS encoding carboxypeptidase M32, which yields MESRLQELRARLLEIDDINSAAAVLGWDQSTYMPPGGAAARARQLATLSRLAHVRSTDPALGALLAELMPYAEQLPYDHPDAALIRVAHRNYERMTRIPVELASEIASHTAASYQAWTQARPANDFATMLPYLERTLELSRRVADCFPGYDHPADPLIDFSDYGMRASEIRDLFARLRAGLTPIIRAIVAQPPIDDSCLRKYYPRNDQLAFGEQIIRRFGYDFERGRQDLTHHPFATKFSIGDVRITTRINEHDLGDGLFSTLHESGHAMYEQGIDPAFEGTPLCNGVSAGVHESQSRLWENLIGRSRPFWEHFYPELQQTFPQQLGNVSLDEFYRAINRVQPSLIRTDADEVTYNLHVMIRFDLELALLEGSLKITDLPEAWNARYAEDLGVVVPDYRDGVLQDVHWFGGLIGGAFQGYTIGNILSAQFLAAARSAHPEIDAEIGQGEFATLHGWLREHIYRHGSVFTPAELIERATGRSMQIEPYLQYLRQKYSAIYGIEL from the coding sequence ATGGAGTCCAGGTTACAAGAACTTCGTGCCCGTCTCCTCGAGATCGACGATATTAACAGTGCTGCCGCAGTGTTGGGGTGGGATCAGAGTACGTATATGCCGCCCGGTGGTGCTGCGGCCCGCGCACGCCAACTGGCGACCCTCTCGCGGTTGGCTCATGTGCGGAGCACCGATCCGGCGTTGGGTGCTCTGTTGGCGGAATTGATGCCGTATGCTGAACAATTGCCCTACGACCATCCCGATGCCGCACTGATTAGGGTAGCCCATCGCAACTACGAGCGCATGACCCGAATTCCGGTGGAGCTGGCAAGTGAGATCGCTTCGCATACTGCTGCGAGCTATCAGGCATGGACGCAGGCGCGACCGGCGAATGATTTTGCTACGATGTTGCCCTATCTCGAGCGAACGCTTGAGCTGAGTCGCCGGGTGGCCGATTGTTTCCCCGGCTATGATCATCCCGCCGATCCGCTGATCGACTTTAGCGACTACGGGATGCGGGCATCTGAGATTCGCGATCTCTTTGCCCGACTGCGTGCCGGGCTGACCCCGATCATTCGCGCGATTGTGGCCCAGCCGCCAATTGACGATTCGTGTCTGCGCAAGTATTACCCGCGCAACGATCAATTGGCTTTTGGTGAGCAGATCATTCGTCGTTTTGGGTACGATTTCGAGCGCGGTCGGCAGGATTTAACCCATCATCCGTTTGCTACGAAGTTTTCGATTGGCGATGTGCGGATTACCACCCGTATCAACGAGCACGATCTCGGAGATGGTTTGTTTAGCACTCTGCACGAGTCGGGTCATGCGATGTATGAGCAGGGGATCGACCCGGCGTTTGAAGGGACACCGCTCTGTAACGGTGTTTCGGCGGGTGTTCACGAGAGTCAATCGCGTTTGTGGGAAAATCTGATCGGTCGTTCTCGGCCATTCTGGGAACATTTTTACCCTGAATTACAACAGACCTTCCCGCAGCAGTTAGGGAATGTTTCGCTCGACGAGTTCTATCGAGCGATTAACCGTGTGCAACCGTCGCTCATCCGTACCGATGCCGATGAGGTGACGTACAACCTCCACGTGATGATCCGGTTTGATCTCGAGTTAGCGTTGCTCGAAGGCAGTCTGAAGATCACCGATCTGCCTGAAGCGTGGAATGCTCGCTATGCAGAGGATTTGGGGGTTGTCGTCCCCGATTACCGTGATGGCGTGTTGCAGGATGTGCATTGGTTTGGTGGATTGATCGGTGGTGCGTTTCAGGGCTATACCATCGGTAATATCCTGAGCGCGCAATTTCTGGCCGCGGCGCGGTCTGCTCACCCCGAAATCGATGCTGAGATCGGACAGGGTGAGTTTGCGACGTTGCATGGATGGTTGCGGGAGCATATCTACCGTCACGGTAGTGTCTTTACGCCTGCGGAGTTGATCGAGCGGGCAACCGGTCGGTCAATGCAGATCGAGCCGTACCTCCAATACCTACGGCAGAAGTATTCGGCAATTTACGGGATCGAGTTATAG
- a CDS encoding methionine aminotransferase yields the protein MSTPRSAERVRQFGTTIFAEMSALAVQCGAVNLGQGFPDFAGPEWVKQAAAEAIAADANQYAPYIGVPRLREAIAATWQAHGWRSIDPQREVTVTSGATEALFGAVQALVNPGDEVILFEPFYDAYLPDVTMAGGIPRFVRLHPPTSGQSGWWFDLSELQAALSPRTRLLMLNTPHNPTGKVFRRDELEQIAELCQRYDVIVVSDEVYDQLVFAGAEHIPIATLPGMWERTLTINSLGKTFSLTGWKIGYAVGPAELNTALRAAHQWITFATATPLQYAAAAALEGALHNGYYDQFRAEYTARYHLLAEILESVGLPVLPTEGSYFLMADISATGFHDDVAFCRYLTQEVGVAAIPPSAFYARQHDLPLLARFCFAKRDETLRAAQQRLLAWRQRNR from the coding sequence ATGTCTACACCACGCAGCGCCGAGCGCGTTCGTCAGTTTGGTACGACTATCTTTGCCGAGATGAGTGCTCTTGCCGTTCAATGCGGTGCCGTGAATCTCGGTCAAGGCTTTCCTGATTTCGCCGGGCCAGAATGGGTGAAGCAAGCTGCCGCCGAAGCCATCGCCGCCGATGCGAACCAATACGCACCTTATATCGGTGTCCCCCGCTTGCGTGAGGCAATTGCAGCGACGTGGCAAGCGCACGGCTGGCGCTCCATCGATCCTCAACGTGAAGTAACCGTCACGAGCGGTGCGACTGAAGCTCTCTTTGGTGCGGTGCAGGCGCTGGTTAACCCCGGTGACGAGGTCATTCTGTTCGAGCCGTTCTACGATGCGTATCTGCCTGATGTCACGATGGCCGGTGGGATACCGCGGTTTGTGCGGTTACATCCACCAACATCCGGCCAGTCGGGCTGGTGGTTCGATCTGTCAGAATTGCAGGCGGCGCTCTCGCCACGTACCCGTCTCTTGATGCTTAACACGCCGCACAACCCGACCGGTAAGGTTTTTCGGCGCGATGAGCTTGAACAGATTGCCGAACTCTGCCAACGGTACGATGTGATCGTGGTGTCTGACGAGGTGTACGATCAATTGGTTTTTGCCGGAGCCGAGCACATTCCAATTGCGACGTTGCCGGGGATGTGGGAGCGGACGCTCACGATCAATAGTCTAGGCAAAACGTTTAGTCTTACCGGTTGGAAGATCGGGTATGCGGTTGGCCCTGCTGAGCTAAACACTGCACTGCGCGCTGCTCACCAATGGATTACTTTTGCTACTGCAACGCCATTGCAATATGCTGCTGCTGCCGCGCTCGAAGGAGCATTGCACAACGGGTATTACGATCAATTTCGTGCTGAATATACCGCACGCTATCATCTGCTTGCCGAGATTTTGGAGAGCGTTGGATTACCGGTTTTACCAACCGAAGGTAGTTATTTCTTGATGGCCGACATCTCAGCGACCGGATTTCACGACGATGTTGCCTTTTGCCGGTATTTGACCCAAGAGGTTGGGGTGGCTGCGATCCCACCATCGGCATTCTATGCTCGCCAGCACGATTTGCCGTTGTTGGCGAGGTTTTGTTTTGCCAAGCGCGACGAGACCCTGCGCGCTGCGCAACAGCGATTGTTGGCGTGGCGGCAGCGGAATCGTTGA
- a CDS encoding molybdopterin-binding protein — MRIEILPPAAAVGHILCHNLADGQGRKAFRKGWRLRAEDLPRLAELGYSAVRVAILNPDDVHEDEAALQLANIVAGPGIIVDEPHAGRVNVRAAMNGPLMIDAEALFAINMIDGLTVATLPPYTLVRPGQMLATIKIIPFAVPSADLAQAAAAVGPTGVLHVATLVRRRIGVVLVSSQAARARVERGMLPAITGRIADLGATMIDCCRTIPDEYAIADSLAALLTIGADLIITAGETSVVDRDDVIPRAIRRLGGEITHYGAPVEPGNLLLLAYLPHEHDTIPIIGAPGCIRSRDQNIVDLILPRLMANERLGRREIVALGLGGLLGPTRRE; from the coding sequence ATGCGAATTGAAATCTTGCCACCGGCAGCAGCAGTTGGGCATATTCTCTGCCACAATTTGGCCGATGGGCAAGGGCGTAAGGCGTTTAGAAAGGGGTGGCGGTTACGGGCCGAAGATCTGCCACGCCTGGCCGAACTCGGCTATAGTGCGGTACGAGTTGCTATCCTGAACCCCGACGATGTTCACGAAGACGAAGCAGCGCTACAATTAGCGAACATAGTAGCCGGGCCTGGCATTATCGTTGATGAGCCACACGCCGGGCGCGTCAATGTACGGGCTGCGATGAACGGCCCGCTGATGATCGATGCCGAAGCTCTTTTCGCGATCAATATGATCGACGGGCTGACTGTCGCGACCTTACCCCCCTACACACTCGTGCGTCCCGGCCAGATGTTGGCGACGATCAAGATTATCCCATTTGCCGTACCATCTGCCGATCTCGCCCAAGCTGCTGCTGCTGTTGGCCCTACCGGTGTCTTGCACGTAGCGACCCTCGTGCGACGGCGGATCGGAGTTGTGTTGGTGAGTAGTCAGGCTGCGCGGGCCCGGGTAGAACGCGGGATGTTACCGGCAATTACCGGACGGATTGCTGATTTGGGCGCAACAATGATCGACTGTTGCCGCACCATCCCTGACGAGTATGCAATCGCCGATAGCCTCGCAGCCCTCCTCACTATCGGTGCCGATCTGATTATCACCGCCGGTGAAACTTCGGTGGTTGATCGCGATGATGTGATTCCGCGCGCTATACGACGCTTAGGCGGCGAGATCACCCATTACGGCGCACCGGTAGAGCCGGGTAACCTGCTCTTGCTCGCCTATTTGCCGCACGAACACGATACAATTCCGATCATCGGCGCCCCCGGATGTATACGTTCGCGTGACCAAAACATTGTTGATCTGATCTTGCCACGATTGATGGCGAACGAGCGATTAGGACGACGGGAGATTGTGGCCCTCGGTTTAGGTGGTCTACTCGGTCCAACCCGACGCGAGTGA
- a CDS encoding tetratricopeptide repeat protein produces the protein MNLDSLYQDRREAALADFNRAIAIDPDYAWAYFQRGQVLRELGRMEESLADLRRACELEPNDAAYHAERGETLRLMRRYEEALTAFSRAIELRPEYPWALGSRGQVWRALRRHHEALADFEAALALNPMLAWVHAERGETLRALRRLHEAIEAFNQALNIDPDYVWALGHRGIAYRELRDYPAAIADFDAAITLQDTIAWLYAERGETRRLADDFEGALFDLNRAIELDPQYAWALGSRGATFRALGDTEAALADFNRALELDPAYEWVYMQRGLLYRNLDRLDEALADFSRVLALNPNNVGALVERGELLRLRRHYNEALTDFSHAIELQPDHAWAIGSRGQVYRALNRYHEALADFNNALEQKPDLVWILAERGETYRLLHQYNEALEDFNRALELQPNDSWVLSRRGATYQALKIFEEAYIDLTRAIEIDPNNAWALAQRGSLFRQM, from the coding sequence ATGAATCTTGACAGCCTGTATCAAGATCGACGTGAAGCAGCACTGGCCGATTTCAATCGAGCCATCGCCATCGATCCAGATTATGCATGGGCCTACTTCCAACGCGGACAAGTCTTGCGCGAACTAGGGAGAATGGAGGAATCATTGGCCGATCTTCGTCGAGCGTGTGAGCTAGAACCGAACGATGCAGCATACCACGCCGAACGAGGCGAAACGCTGCGCCTAATGCGCCGTTATGAAGAGGCTCTTACCGCCTTCTCACGCGCCATTGAACTACGACCTGAATATCCGTGGGCATTAGGAAGCCGCGGACAAGTATGGCGCGCACTGCGCCGTCATCACGAAGCACTTGCCGATTTCGAGGCAGCATTGGCACTGAACCCAATGCTGGCATGGGTGCATGCCGAACGTGGCGAAACCTTGCGGGCATTACGTCGCCTCCATGAAGCAATTGAAGCCTTCAACCAGGCGTTAAACATCGATCCGGACTATGTGTGGGCGTTAGGTCATCGCGGCATTGCCTACCGTGAACTCCGTGACTATCCGGCAGCCATCGCCGATTTCGATGCGGCCATTACTTTACAAGATACTATCGCGTGGCTGTACGCCGAGCGCGGTGAAACACGTCGCCTGGCCGATGATTTCGAGGGCGCCTTGTTTGATCTCAACCGGGCAATCGAACTTGACCCCCAATATGCATGGGCATTAGGGAGTCGCGGTGCCACTTTCCGTGCGCTCGGTGATACCGAAGCGGCATTGGCCGATTTCAATCGTGCGCTTGAGCTTGATCCAGCTTATGAATGGGTATATATGCAGCGCGGTCTCTTGTACCGCAACCTCGACCGACTCGATGAAGCACTCGCCGACTTTAGCCGTGTCCTCGCACTCAACCCCAATAACGTCGGTGCGCTCGTCGAACGAGGTGAGTTGCTCCGTCTGCGCCGTCACTACAACGAAGCGCTGACCGATTTCAGTCATGCGATTGAGCTTCAACCCGATCATGCATGGGCAATCGGCAGCCGAGGGCAAGTATATCGGGCACTCAATCGTTATCACGAGGCGCTCGCCGATTTCAACAATGCACTTGAGCAAAAACCCGACCTGGTATGGATCCTGGCCGAACGGGGTGAAACCTACCGCTTGCTGCACCAGTACAACGAAGCGTTAGAAGATTTCAACCGCGCCCTCGAATTGCAACCAAATGATTCGTGGGTACTCAGCCGGCGTGGTGCTACCTATCAGGCACTAAAGATATTTGAAGAGGCTTATATTGATCTGACCCGCGCCATTGAAATCGATCCGAATAATGCATGGGCTTTGGCACAACGTGGCTCACTCTTCCGACAGATGTAA